One Persicobacter psychrovividus DNA window includes the following coding sequences:
- a CDS encoding beta-ketoacyl-ACP synthase III: MTFSKIIGVGHHVPERIVTNEELATMMDTSDQWIQERTGIKERRFFDPEKDTCSNMATKASKIALSRAGVAIDEVDMIVFATITPDYFFPGSGVLLQRELGLHHKTIPAIDLRNACSGFIYGLSVADQFIKTGMYKTVLVIGAEIQSSALEMSDRGRSVSVIFGDGAGAAVLQARSDGKSKGILSTHLHADGTHAEELFGKDPGSSRPPEERLSREVIESMSIRPHMNGNVVFKHAVVRFMEVIQEALTANNKPIEAIDLLVPHQANLRISQYIQQKMKLPQEKVFNNIMKYGNTTAASIPIALSEAWEQGKIKEGDLICLAAFGSGFTWASALIEW; encoded by the coding sequence ATGACCTTTTCTAAAATTATAGGTGTTGGCCACCATGTTCCCGAGCGTATTGTTACCAATGAAGAATTGGCAACGATGATGGACACCAGTGACCAGTGGATTCAAGAAAGAACAGGAATTAAAGAGCGACGCTTTTTTGATCCTGAAAAAGACACCTGTTCAAATATGGCGACCAAGGCCAGTAAAATAGCTTTGTCGCGTGCTGGCGTAGCCATTGACGAGGTGGACATGATCGTATTTGCCACCATCACGCCGGATTATTTTTTTCCAGGTTCAGGGGTTTTATTACAACGTGAATTAGGGCTTCACCACAAAACCATTCCCGCAATTGACCTCCGTAATGCCTGCAGCGGCTTTATTTACGGTCTCTCTGTCGCTGATCAGTTCATCAAAACGGGGATGTACAAAACGGTGTTGGTGATCGGTGCAGAGATTCAGTCTTCTGCCCTGGAGATGAGTGATCGCGGACGAAGTGTATCGGTGATTTTTGGTGATGGCGCTGGGGCAGCAGTTCTACAGGCAAGATCAGACGGAAAATCGAAAGGCATTCTTTCCACGCATCTACACGCCGACGGCACCCATGCGGAGGAACTTTTTGGCAAGGATCCAGGATCGAGCCGCCCACCAGAGGAACGACTGTCCCGTGAAGTGATTGAATCGATGAGCATCCGGCCACACATGAATGGCAATGTGGTCTTTAAGCATGCCGTGGTTCGTTTTATGGAAGTTATTCAGGAAGCACTGACGGCCAACAACAAACCGATCGAGGCGATTGATCTGCTTGTTCCGCATCAGGCCAATTTGCGCATCAGTCAGTATATTCAGCAGAAAATGAAATTACCGCAGGAGAAAGTGTTTAACAATATTATGAAATATGGAAACACCACTGCGGCCTCTATCCCGATTGCATTGAGTGAGGCTTGGGAGCAAGGTAAAATTAAGGAGGGAGATTTGATTTGTCTGGCTGCTTTTGGTTCAGGTTTCACCTGGGCTTCTGCACTTATCGAATGGTAA
- a CDS encoding DUF5106 domain-containing protein — protein sequence MILNRKTSVWLLVMLLFVSGKTLAQGTDIDVKIKNFSAPEIYLGYYFGDKEYVRDTAKLLSDQNGAGHYHFKSEEELNPGIYFVVKPGSKLYFQFVPDEKPFSLTTDTLDIMGNLKVTGSPKNALFLGYQQFITEQNGVAQAIQQEMAAVPKEQTEVMEELRSKLQEMDKKVKAKQFEVLQQHPNSMAAKVIKSTKRPEIPASITDRFGKLLYYRTHFWDNFDLSDPALLRTQFYNNKVEEYMEKLTYPHPDSLYQSASRLIELAKGNEETFRYMVVSQTNFFEKGTRLGSENVFVKLAKKYYLSGQATWTDEETISKVKERVEQLEPNLLYKKAAPIELRDPEGNELSLDEHNAPYTVLFFYDPDCGHCKKETPIALDAFHELRDQGIEFWGITTVTDTEKWHQFIEERGLDWINGEDPYVQSNFRYDYDIRTTPMIYVLDKDKKIIAKKIAAENIVKFIQMYQKNNP from the coding sequence ATGATTTTGAATAGAAAGACTTCGGTATGGCTGTTGGTGATGTTGCTCTTTGTGAGCGGAAAAACGTTGGCACAAGGCACAGACATCGATGTCAAAATCAAAAATTTTAGTGCCCCAGAAATCTACCTCGGTTATTATTTCGGCGATAAAGAATACGTGCGTGATACGGCAAAATTGCTGAGCGACCAAAATGGGGCAGGGCATTATCATTTTAAAAGTGAAGAGGAGCTGAATCCTGGAATTTATTTTGTGGTAAAACCAGGGAGCAAGTTGTATTTTCAGTTTGTTCCTGATGAAAAACCCTTTTCATTGACCACCGATACCCTCGATATTATGGGAAATTTAAAAGTGACTGGTTCACCGAAAAATGCCCTGTTTCTTGGTTATCAGCAATTCATTACTGAGCAGAATGGGGTAGCGCAGGCTATTCAGCAGGAAATGGCTGCTGTTCCCAAAGAGCAGACCGAGGTGATGGAGGAATTACGGAGCAAGCTACAGGAGATGGACAAAAAGGTGAAAGCAAAGCAATTTGAGGTTTTGCAGCAACACCCAAATTCTATGGCAGCAAAGGTGATAAAATCTACCAAAAGACCAGAAATTCCTGCTTCCATAACCGACCGATTCGGTAAATTACTCTATTATAGAACGCACTTTTGGGATAATTTTGATTTGAGTGATCCTGCATTGCTTCGGACGCAGTTTTATAACAACAAGGTGGAGGAGTATATGGAGAAATTGACTTATCCGCACCCTGACTCCCTATATCAGTCGGCATCGCGCCTGATTGAGCTGGCCAAGGGCAATGAAGAAACTTTCCGCTATATGGTGGTCAGTCAGACCAACTTCTTTGAAAAAGGAACGCGCCTGGGCTCTGAAAATGTATTCGTGAAACTGGCCAAAAAATATTACCTCTCGGGGCAGGCGACCTGGACAGACGAGGAGACGATCAGCAAGGTGAAGGAGCGTGTCGAGCAACTGGAGCCAAATTTATTGTATAAAAAAGCTGCACCAATCGAATTGCGAGATCCCGAAGGGAATGAGCTGAGTCTTGATGAGCACAATGCACCTTATACTGTCCTGTTTTTCTACGACCCTGATTGCGGGCACTGCAAAAAGGAAACACCGATAGCCCTGGACGCTTTTCATGAGTTAAGAGATCAGGGGATTGAATTCTGGGGGATCACCACGGTTACGGACACTGAAAAATGGCATCAGTTTATTGAAGAACGTGGCCTGGACTGGATTAATGGGGAAGACCCTTACGTACAGTCGAATTTTAGATATGATTATGATATCCGTACCACGCCAATGATTTATGTGCTGGACAAGGATAAAAAAATTATCGCCAAGAAGATCGCTGCTGAAAATATTGTGAAGTTTATTCAAATGTATCAGAAGAATAATCCTTAA
- a CDS encoding CTP synthase has protein sequence MGSAKYIFVTGGVTSSLGKGIIAASLAKLLQARGLSVTIQKFDPYLNIDPGTLNPYEHGECYVTGDGAETDLDLGHYERFLNIQTSQANNITTGRIYHNVINKEREGKYLGKTVQVIPHITNEIKENFYKLGETNEYDVIITEIGGCVGDIESLPFIEAVRQAKLELGSTNAMVIHLTLIPYLKAAGELKTKPTQHSVKQLLEAGIQPDVLVCRSEHSLPADVRRKLSLFCNVEYKNVIESLDAETIYDVPLLMRKEKLDERAIEKLQLSYENEPKLELWKDFLGRLKNPTSEVKISLVGKYVELHDAYKSIVESFIHAGAENEAKVKLNWVSAESIHADNVDQLLGDSAGVLVAPGFGERGIAGKITAIQYVREQKIPFFGICLGMQMAVVEFARNVLGWKDASSTEMNPDTKYPVIDLMKGQDLSNLGGTMRLGAYACEIIPETKAADIYQKAVVRERHRHRWEFNNKYKKDFEKAGMIASGINPDSTLVEMVEVQDHPFFVGAQFHPELKSTVINPSPIFVAFVKAAMDYQAEKK, from the coding sequence ATGGGTTCAGCAAAGTATATTTTTGTTACTGGTGGAGTAACATCATCCTTGGGAAAAGGAATCATTGCCGCTTCATTGGCAAAATTATTACAGGCAAGAGGGTTGTCTGTCACTATTCAAAAATTTGACCCTTATCTCAATATTGATCCAGGAACATTGAATCCTTACGAGCACGGTGAGTGTTACGTAACGGGTGATGGTGCGGAAACGGATCTGGATTTGGGGCACTATGAGCGCTTCCTGAATATCCAGACCTCGCAGGCCAACAATATTACCACGGGTCGTATTTACCACAACGTGATCAACAAAGAGCGCGAGGGTAAATATTTGGGAAAAACCGTTCAGGTGATTCCTCATATCACCAACGAGATCAAAGAAAATTTCTACAAATTAGGCGAAACCAACGAGTATGATGTCATCATTACTGAAATTGGTGGTTGTGTAGGTGATATTGAGTCCCTGCCCTTCATTGAAGCCGTTCGACAAGCCAAACTGGAATTGGGTTCAACCAATGCGATGGTGATTCACCTGACATTGATCCCTTACCTGAAGGCTGCGGGCGAGTTGAAAACCAAGCCGACACAGCACTCTGTAAAGCAACTTCTTGAAGCGGGTATTCAGCCTGACGTATTGGTATGCCGTTCAGAGCATTCTTTACCTGCTGATGTTCGTCGTAAGCTGTCTTTGTTCTGTAATGTGGAATACAAAAATGTGATCGAATCTTTGGATGCCGAAACCATTTACGATGTTCCGCTTTTGATGAGAAAAGAAAAGCTGGATGAGCGTGCGATTGAAAAATTGCAGTTGAGCTATGAAAACGAGCCTAAGCTTGAATTGTGGAAAGACTTCCTTGGCCGATTGAAAAACCCAACTTCAGAGGTTAAAATCTCTTTGGTCGGTAAATATGTCGAACTACATGATGCCTACAAATCAATTGTAGAATCCTTTATTCATGCAGGTGCTGAAAATGAAGCCAAAGTAAAACTTAACTGGGTAAGTGCAGAAAGCATTCACGCGGATAATGTAGATCAGCTTTTGGGCGACTCTGCAGGTGTATTGGTTGCTCCAGGTTTTGGGGAAAGAGGTATCGCAGGGAAAATCACTGCTATCCAATATGTACGTGAGCAAAAAATCCCATTCTTTGGTATTTGTCTGGGAATGCAGATGGCCGTAGTAGAATTTGCAAGAAACGTACTCGGCTGGAAAGATGCTTCTTCTACAGAAATGAATCCAGATACCAAATATCCAGTCATTGACTTGATGAAAGGTCAGGATCTTTCAAACCTTGGCGGAACGATGCGTCTTGGGGCTTATGCCTGTGAGATCATCCCTGAAACAAAAGCGGCGGACATCTACCAGAAAGCCGTTGTTCGCGAGCGTCACCGTCACCGTTGGGAATTCAACAACAAATACAAAAAGGATTTTGAAAAGGCCGGCATGATCGCCTCAGGTATTAACCCCGACTCTACCCTTGTAGAGATGGTTGAGGTACAGGATCATCCTTTCTTTGTGGGGGCTCAATTCCACCCAGAGCTTAAATCCACGGTAATCAATCCTTCGCCTATTTTCGTGGCTTTCGTAAAAGCAGCCATGGATTATCAGGCTGAAAAAAAATAA
- a CDS encoding response regulator: MRVASFSTKETLHRWLADLKAEAKRRRVKLKAWLDTDIPAVLVGDKRRLYVLVHVLLSELLENTEEQAIELELRLESKNDDQLVLLFEVRSGWGTKLGCKAAMSGKLLPLVEELGGKLQLEAAPGDIQLQLSVPLLEGKEEEQSAHSQKQKPKSLADFEGRSVLLVEDDPVNVFVFKKWLLRWNLKVEVAQNGLEAWRKVNEQPFDIVLLDLHLPIMDGWAFMERLRACDQEYFKQLPVIAITAFINWEDGIKPVAGVKAMVVKPIMPNELVLYLKKYINRESVPFDFTQLTIPSVSSAEEKGMPPHEFLTVDLKLNRFLYQYQKACDHDDLAGRIEAVDNVRTLLLNLKADVLMGVLTEHVGGSIIDHMDKVRREVRALLSRLQPTSTVNAMAPQNRKEQPRQIN; this comes from the coding sequence ATGCGAGTAGCTTCTTTTTCGACCAAAGAAACCTTACACCGATGGCTTGCGGATCTGAAAGCTGAAGCAAAACGTCGTCGGGTGAAGTTAAAAGCGTGGCTTGACACGGACATACCTGCCGTATTGGTTGGTGACAAACGGCGGTTATATGTTTTGGTGCATGTGCTGTTGTCGGAACTGTTGGAAAATACCGAAGAGCAGGCCATAGAGTTGGAGTTGCGGCTGGAAAGCAAAAATGACGATCAGCTGGTGTTGCTTTTTGAGGTTCGCAGTGGCTGGGGTACTAAACTTGGGTGCAAGGCGGCGATGAGCGGTAAACTTTTGCCTTTGGTGGAAGAGCTGGGTGGTAAATTGCAGTTGGAAGCCGCCCCAGGCGATATTCAGTTGCAGCTCTCTGTGCCATTGTTGGAAGGCAAGGAAGAGGAACAATCTGCCCACAGCCAAAAGCAGAAGCCGAAATCATTGGCAGATTTTGAAGGGCGCTCCGTATTGCTTGTAGAGGATGATCCCGTTAATGTTTTTGTGTTTAAAAAATGGCTCCTGCGCTGGAATCTTAAAGTGGAAGTGGCGCAAAATGGCCTTGAAGCCTGGAGGAAGGTGAACGAACAGCCTTTTGATATTGTGCTATTGGATTTACACCTGCCAATAATGGATGGCTGGGCGTTTATGGAACGGCTGCGTGCCTGTGATCAGGAATATTTTAAGCAGTTACCCGTAATCGCGATTACCGCTTTTATTAACTGGGAAGATGGTATCAAGCCCGTTGCGGGCGTGAAGGCCATGGTGGTTAAACCTATTATGCCTAACGAGTTGGTGCTATATCTCAAAAAATACATCAACAGGGAGTCTGTTCCTTTTGATTTTACACAGTTAACGATTCCGTCGGTATCTTCAGCAGAAGAAAAAGGAATGCCTCCGCATGAGTTTTTGACGGTTGATCTGAAGCTGAATCGTTTTTTGTATCAGTATCAAAAAGCTTGTGACCATGACGACCTTGCGGGCAGAATTGAGGCGGTGGACAACGTCCGTACGCTTTTGTTGAACCTGAAGGCGGATGTGTTGATGGGGGTACTGACAGAACACGTTGGTGGCAGCATCATTGATCATATGGATAAGGTAAGAAGGGAAGTGCGTGCGCTGCTTTCAAGGCTTCAACCTACATCGACAGTGAATGCTATGGCACCACAAAACCGGAAAGAGCAACCCCGTCAAATCAATTAA
- a CDS encoding GtrA family protein, translating to MEELILKLLKFGAVGFSGLFIDFGITYITKEKLKWHKYLANSLGFIFAASNNFVWNRLWTFQSHDPKVLMQYSQFIGVSLIGLILNNFIIYIFNDRLKVNFYISKVIAVGFVTVWNFFVNYYFTFSTNI from the coding sequence ATGGAAGAACTAATATTGAAACTCCTGAAATTTGGGGCTGTGGGCTTTTCAGGATTGTTTATTGATTTTGGAATCACTTATATCACGAAGGAAAAACTCAAATGGCATAAGTATTTGGCGAACAGTTTGGGCTTTATCTTTGCAGCATCAAACAACTTTGTATGGAACCGACTTTGGACATTTCAGTCACACGACCCGAAAGTCCTTATGCAGTACTCTCAATTTATTGGGGTTTCCCTGATCGGTTTAATCTTGAATAATTTCATTATTTATATATTCAATGACCGCCTGAAAGTGAATTTTTATATCTCAAAAGTAATTGCGGTAGGTTTTGTGACGGTTTGGAATTTCTTTGTCAATTATTATTTCACCTTCTCGACAAATATTTAA
- the pta gene encoding phosphate acetyltransferase, whose translation MSLIEKIKESAKSINKRIVLPEGEELRTLQAADIITEQGLAQLILLGNPETIKSEAARLGLKNIDKVTIVNPLDHPKKQAYADILYDLRKAKGMTPEKALQTVENPLYMATLMLKAGDADGEVAGALNSTGDVLRPAFQVIKTKPGVSVVSGSFVMIVPEYNNGEDGVFVFADCGVTPNPDAKQLAQIAISSAETARTVAQIEPKVALLSFSSKGSAKHEMVDKVIEATEIAKQMAPDLLIDGELQGDAAIVEAVAASKAPNSPLKGQANVLVFPDLNTGNIAYKLVQRLAKARAFGPLLQGVAAPINDLSRGCSIDDIVNTVAITANQAAEA comes from the coding sequence ATGAGTTTGATCGAAAAGATTAAGGAAAGCGCAAAATCTATCAATAAGCGCATCGTACTTCCTGAAGGCGAAGAATTAAGAACACTTCAAGCAGCGGATATCATCACTGAGCAAGGTCTTGCTCAACTGATCCTTTTGGGGAACCCTGAAACGATTAAAAGTGAAGCTGCCCGCCTTGGCTTGAAGAATATCGATAAGGTAACAATCGTCAATCCTTTGGATCACCCTAAAAAGCAAGCTTATGCTGACATCCTTTATGACTTGCGTAAAGCCAAAGGAATGACGCCAGAGAAAGCTTTGCAAACGGTAGAGAATCCATTATACATGGCTACTTTGATGCTGAAGGCTGGTGATGCTGACGGTGAAGTTGCTGGTGCATTGAACTCCACTGGAGATGTATTGCGCCCTGCCTTTCAGGTGATCAAAACCAAGCCAGGTGTTTCTGTCGTTTCTGGTTCTTTCGTTATGATCGTCCCAGAATATAATAATGGCGAAGATGGTGTGTTTGTATTCGCCGATTGTGGTGTTACACCAAACCCAGATGCCAAACAATTGGCTCAGATCGCCATTTCATCCGCTGAAACAGCCCGTACAGTAGCACAAATCGAACCTAAAGTGGCTTTGTTGTCATTCTCTTCCAAGGGATCAGCAAAACACGAGATGGTAGACAAAGTGATTGAAGCTACTGAGATTGCCAAGCAAATGGCACCAGATCTATTGATCGACGGTGAATTGCAAGGTGATGCTGCCATTGTAGAAGCCGTTGCTGCTTCTAAAGCACCAAACTCGCCACTTAAAGGACAAGCCAACGTATTGGTATTCCCTGACCTTAACACAGGGAACATTGCCTACAAACTGGTACAGCGCCTGGCGAAAGCAAGAGCCTTTGGCCCATTGCTTCAAGGGGTTGCCGCTCCTATCAACGACCTTTCACGTGGTTGTTCAATTGACGACATCGTGAATACTGTTGCCATCACAGCTAACCAAGCTGCTGAAGCTTAA
- a CDS encoding ArnT family glycosyltransferase, with translation MLTKFKENDQSRLVWLLVILWVVVNLVQSASVGAHEDEAYYWMWSRFLDWGYFDHPPMVAVMIDAGRYLFSGTLGMRFFTALLSGVSLWLMWDLVKEYKISAKAFFLLALSIPLIQIYGFVTTPDVPLFFFGVLYFHALKRYYANDNIKNSVLLALVIALMFYSKYHAVLFVFFSLLSNLKLLKKPSFWATAVLAVVFLLPHIIWQFSHDFPSIQYHLFDRSKRPYRLDYTTMYVLNQWIVLGPLTAFFVFKGISKMTFKSYFDKALLFNLVGIIIFFFLSSFKGWVEPHWTLIASIPLVILGARGLSNLSEKLYQWFERLAITTIVLLGLARIIIAVPGPWSTIPALKMFYPRTQWAATIKEAAQGRPVLFMNGFQAPSKYGFYSDGAPVACLTQVEYRKHQYDLWPNLDSLQGRSVLLVGWKGQLKNMKHFDTDFGTLDLGVIDDFQSLGKIHTQILNPKKSYKPNEVVNFEVLLSNNFNRAVQFHQDTNGDEPALAATIWKDGEVYNKNFEKTPLQKLNWQVTEQTEQQVTVKMPSEVGKYKLMISTVQAPFNRRINGRSIDFEIK, from the coding sequence ATGCTGACCAAGTTTAAAGAAAATGATCAAAGTCGCCTGGTATGGCTTTTGGTGATATTATGGGTGGTTGTTAATTTAGTACAATCGGCAAGTGTGGGGGCGCATGAAGATGAAGCCTATTATTGGATGTGGTCGCGCTTCCTTGATTGGGGGTATTTTGATCACCCGCCAATGGTTGCGGTGATGATTGATGCTGGCCGGTACCTTTTCTCAGGGACGCTCGGTATGCGTTTTTTTACCGCTCTGCTGAGTGGGGTTTCGCTGTGGCTGATGTGGGATTTGGTGAAGGAGTATAAGATCAGTGCGAAAGCATTTTTTTTGTTGGCCTTGTCGATTCCACTGATTCAAATCTATGGGTTTGTAACCACACCCGACGTTCCATTATTCTTTTTTGGCGTACTGTACTTTCATGCCCTCAAGCGGTATTATGCCAACGATAATATAAAAAACAGCGTGCTGCTGGCATTGGTAATCGCATTGATGTTTTACAGTAAGTATCATGCGGTATTGTTTGTGTTTTTCAGTTTGTTATCCAATTTAAAATTACTGAAGAAACCAAGTTTTTGGGCAACGGCAGTGCTTGCGGTCGTCTTTTTGTTACCACATATTATTTGGCAGTTTAGTCACGATTTCCCCTCTATTCAATACCATTTGTTTGATCGGTCCAAGCGACCATATCGCCTGGACTATACCACCATGTATGTGCTTAATCAGTGGATTGTACTGGGACCATTAACGGCCTTTTTTGTTTTTAAAGGAATCAGTAAAATGACTTTTAAAAGCTATTTTGATAAAGCGCTTTTATTTAACCTTGTCGGAATTATAATCTTCTTTTTCCTTTCTTCATTTAAAGGATGGGTAGAACCACACTGGACCTTAATCGCCAGTATTCCATTGGTGATTTTGGGCGCAAGGGGTTTGTCGAATTTATCGGAAAAGTTATATCAGTGGTTTGAAAGACTTGCCATTACTACCATTGTTTTGTTGGGGCTTGCACGAATCATTATTGCGGTGCCAGGGCCTTGGAGTACCATTCCAGCACTGAAAATGTTTTACCCAAGAACGCAGTGGGCAGCGACGATCAAAGAAGCTGCTCAAGGGCGGCCTGTGCTTTTTATGAATGGCTTTCAGGCGCCCTCAAAATATGGATTTTACAGTGATGGCGCTCCAGTGGCCTGTCTTACACAGGTGGAATACCGCAAGCATCAATATGATTTGTGGCCCAACCTCGATAGCCTTCAGGGGCGTTCGGTATTACTCGTGGGCTGGAAAGGTCAGCTGAAAAATATGAAGCATTTCGATACCGATTTTGGTACGCTGGATCTCGGTGTGATTGATGACTTCCAGTCGTTGGGGAAAATCCATACACAAATTCTCAATCCGAAGAAATCATATAAGCCCAATGAGGTTGTGAACTTTGAGGTTTTGTTGAGCAATAATTTTAATCGGGCGGTTCAATTCCATCAGGATACCAATGGCGATGAGCCTGCGCTGGCAGCGACCATCTGGAAAGATGGGGAGGTGTATAATAAGAATTTTGAAAAGACACCCCTTCAGAAATTGAACTGGCAGGTAACCGAGCAAACGGAGCAACAGGTTACCGTAAAAATGCCTTCAGAAGTGGGGAAATATAAATTGATGATCTCCACGGTGCAAGCGCCTTTTAACCGTCGGATTAACGGACGGTCAATCGATTTTGAAATCAAATAG
- the yidC gene encoding membrane protein insertase YidC, producing MDKNQVTGLVLISALLMAYAFFFAPSTDEAKDNATPAAIEQTATTSTNTEVAAPTVLPDSLQEVINQQTYGSLASAAKGEEATATLENKFLKVVFSTKGASIKTVELKEYKTYQDKPLILVDEASSKMQKTITYNGKAVDLNQLYFSDIEQSGNKVNITLNVDGGQIVQTYELPADAYTLNSNIAFNGLSAAMDNKQIAFDWTEHMKRVEPDLESRAGARMNTSAHYYTVSKDFEELSMTAKEKEAATPKEAVKWVAFKQKFFTSSVIPSKPVTVGEVSVAPAPVGDTTIVKTAHTNFTYNTTDTQLTFFFGPNQYHVLKDVTEGFDQNLNLGWFVFKWVNKYLIIPIFHFFEGFFSNYGIIILLLVIVIKMLLFPLTYKSYLSMAKMRILQPEINEIKEQNPDDTQAQQTAQMALYSKAGVNPLSGCIPMFLQMPILFAMFRFFPNSVELRQQSFLWAHDLSTFDSIYNLPFHIPFYGDHISLFTLLMTVSTILYTKATNQNNAAMAGPMKNIQYFMPIMMIFFLNDFPAGLTYYYFLSNIITFGQTYAIRKFVDDDAIHAKMQEAKKTNKDKKGGFQSRIQEAMKQSQEMQKQKKNKK from the coding sequence ATGGATAAGAATCAAGTAACAGGCCTTGTGCTGATTTCAGCACTATTGATGGCCTATGCGTTTTTCTTTGCGCCTTCAACGGACGAAGCAAAAGACAACGCCACACCAGCTGCCATAGAGCAGACGGCCACCACTTCGACAAACACTGAAGTTGCTGCACCAACAGTTTTACCTGACAGCCTTCAGGAAGTCATCAACCAGCAAACCTACGGCTCTTTGGCTTCCGCAGCGAAAGGCGAGGAAGCAACCGCTACTTTGGAAAACAAATTTCTGAAAGTGGTTTTCTCTACCAAAGGAGCAAGCATTAAAACTGTTGAGCTTAAAGAATACAAAACCTACCAGGATAAGCCACTTATCTTAGTGGATGAGGCTTCAAGTAAAATGCAAAAAACCATTACTTATAATGGCAAAGCAGTAGACCTGAACCAACTTTATTTCTCAGACATTGAGCAGTCAGGCAACAAGGTGAACATCACCCTGAATGTGGACGGCGGACAAATTGTTCAGACTTATGAACTTCCTGCCGATGCCTACACCCTGAATTCCAATATCGCTTTCAATGGCCTTTCTGCGGCCATGGACAATAAGCAAATTGCTTTTGACTGGACTGAGCACATGAAACGTGTGGAGCCAGACCTTGAAAGCCGTGCAGGTGCAAGAATGAACACTTCGGCGCATTACTATACAGTAAGCAAAGATTTCGAAGAGCTTTCAATGACTGCCAAAGAAAAAGAAGCGGCCACACCAAAAGAAGCGGTGAAATGGGTTGCCTTCAAGCAGAAATTCTTCACTTCGTCGGTGATTCCTTCCAAACCCGTAACGGTTGGCGAAGTATCGGTAGCCCCTGCCCCTGTTGGCGACACAACCATCGTGAAAACGGCGCATACCAACTTCACTTACAATACCACTGACACGCAACTGACGTTCTTCTTCGGACCGAACCAGTACCATGTATTGAAAGACGTTACGGAAGGCTTTGACCAAAACCTGAACCTCGGATGGTTTGTCTTCAAGTGGGTGAACAAATACCTGATCATTCCGATCTTCCACTTCTTCGAAGGCTTCTTCTCTAACTATGGTATCATCATCCTTTTGTTGGTGATTGTGATCAAGATGTTGCTGTTCCCACTGACCTACAAGTCTTACTTGTCGATGGCCAAGATGAGAATCCTGCAACCAGAGATCAACGAAATCAAGGAGCAAAACCCAGACGATACGCAGGCACAACAAACGGCTCAAATGGCGCTTTACTCCAAAGCTGGCGTAAACCCATTAAGTGGTTGTATCCCGATGTTCCTGCAAATGCCTATTTTGTTTGCAATGTTCCGATTCTTCCCGAACTCCGTGGAGCTTCGTCAGCAATCATTCCTTTGGGCACATGATTTATCGACCTTCGATAGCATCTACAACCTGCCTTTCCATATCCCATTCTATGGCGATCACATCTCGTTGTTCACTTTGCTGATGACCGTTTCGACGATCCTTTACACCAAAGCAACCAACCAGAACAATGCGGCAATGGCAGGCCCAATGAAGAACATTCAGTACTTCATGCCTATCATGATGATCTTCTTCCTGAATGATTTCCCTGCAGGTTTGACGTACTATTACTTCCTGTCGAACATCATTACTTTTGGCCAAACTTATGCGATTCGCAAGTTTGTGGATGACGACGCCATCCACGCTAAAATGCAAGAAGCCAAGAAGACCAACAAAGACAAAAAAGGCGGCTTCCAATCTCGTATTCAAGAGGCGATGAAACAATCGCAGGAAATGCAAAAACAGAAAAAAAACAAGAAATAA